The Streptomyces tendae genome has a window encoding:
- a CDS encoding YncE family protein gives MPIRSRHLCTLAAALALTVTAPAGVASAAGQAPSADLREVLFVGNNWDGTADVIESGGDFGRIGRIDVVPDKAQRMAEINANPIRWIYFMAIRNSVGEGHDQFVDDMYSTPDGTAVVVSRPSFADVVSLDLATGKVNWRFAVSGYRADHMAVSPDGTRVAVSASTSNTVHVLDITTGEQVGSFKTGDKPHENVFSSDGRYIWNMSIGEVNTDLDAPWLDWTKGDRKITVADARTFQQVKVIDMRDRLNAAGFKDHSDAVRPAAFSPDESKLYFQVSFFNGFFEYDVAADRITRVKTLPKNPATSEDRTTWVNDSRHHGITMKPDGAKLCVAGTMDDYATVVDRDTFEHGPLVPVSKPYWATVSGDGESCVVSESGADRVTAIDFATGEKTVSVPVGDHPQRVRLGHVREGWTAPSGG, from the coding sequence ATGCCGATCCGCAGCAGACACCTGTGCACCCTCGCCGCCGCTCTCGCCCTGACCGTCACCGCCCCCGCCGGCGTCGCGAGCGCCGCCGGCCAGGCGCCCTCCGCCGACCTGCGGGAGGTGCTGTTCGTGGGCAACAACTGGGACGGCACCGCCGACGTCATCGAGTCGGGCGGTGACTTCGGCCGGATCGGCCGGATCGACGTGGTCCCCGACAAGGCGCAGCGGATGGCGGAGATCAACGCCAACCCGATCCGCTGGATCTACTTCATGGCCATCCGTAACAGCGTCGGTGAGGGGCACGACCAGTTCGTCGACGACATGTACTCCACCCCGGACGGCACCGCTGTGGTGGTCTCCCGGCCCAGCTTCGCCGACGTCGTCTCGCTCGACCTGGCCACCGGAAAGGTCAACTGGCGTTTCGCCGTGTCCGGTTACCGGGCCGACCACATGGCCGTGTCGCCCGACGGCACCCGGGTCGCCGTCTCGGCCTCGACGTCCAACACGGTGCACGTCCTCGACATCACGACCGGCGAGCAGGTCGGCTCGTTCAAGACGGGCGACAAGCCGCACGAGAACGTCTTCAGCAGCGACGGCCGCTACATCTGGAACATGTCCATCGGCGAGGTGAACACCGACCTGGACGCCCCCTGGCTGGACTGGACGAAGGGCGACCGCAAGATCACGGTCGCCGACGCGCGGACGTTCCAGCAGGTCAAGGTCATCGACATGCGGGACCGGCTGAACGCGGCCGGGTTCAAGGACCACTCCGACGCCGTCCGCCCGGCGGCCTTCTCCCCCGACGAGTCGAAGCTGTACTTCCAGGTGTCGTTCTTCAACGGCTTCTTCGAGTACGACGTGGCGGCCGACCGGATCACCCGCGTCAAGACCCTGCCGAAGAACCCGGCGACCAGCGAGGACCGCACCACCTGGGTCAACGACTCGCGCCACCACGGCATCACCATGAAGCCCGACGGCGCGAAGCTGTGCGTGGCGGGCACGATGGACGACTACGCGACGGTGGTCGACCGCGACACCTTCGAGCACGGGCCGCTCGTCCCGGTCTCCAAGCCGTACTGGGCGACCGTGAGCGGTGACGGCGAGTCCTGCGTGGTCTCCGAGAGCGGGGCCGACCGGGTCACCGCGATCGACTTCGCGACCGGCGAGAAGACCGTGTCGGTCCCCGTCGGCGACCACCCGCAGCGGGTCCGGCTCGGCCATGTGCGCGAGGGCTGGACCGCCCCCTCGGGCGGCTGA
- a CDS encoding TetR/AcrR family transcriptional regulator, translating to MAGRLGPPSGRYAGKSAEERKAERRRRFLDAALELFGGGPGYRSTTVAALSEAAGLSTRQFYEEFRTLEDVLAALHLQVNDWAEAAVLTAAAEAAGAPIAQRAAAIFRAYAADVTRDPRRIRIAFVEIIGVSTRLEEQRLARRARWVDLICAEAEAAVARGEAPPRDHRLAATGFIGSVNGLLHDWNAGWVEANLDEVVDELVRQLLAILRPPETPRPAG from the coding sequence ATGGCGGGCAGACTGGGCCCACCGAGCGGCCGGTACGCCGGGAAGTCCGCCGAGGAGCGGAAGGCCGAGCGGCGCCGGCGCTTCCTCGACGCGGCCCTCGAACTCTTCGGCGGCGGACCCGGGTACCGGTCCACCACCGTCGCCGCCCTCAGCGAGGCGGCGGGACTGTCGACCCGTCAGTTCTACGAGGAGTTCCGCACCCTGGAGGACGTCCTCGCCGCGCTGCACCTCCAGGTCAACGACTGGGCCGAGGCGGCGGTCCTGACCGCGGCCGCCGAGGCGGCCGGCGCGCCGATCGCGCAACGCGCCGCGGCGATCTTCCGCGCCTACGCCGCCGACGTCACCCGCGACCCGCGCCGCATCCGCATCGCCTTCGTGGAGATCATCGGGGTGAGCACGCGCCTGGAGGAACAGCGGCTGGCCCGCCGCGCCCGCTGGGTCGACCTCATCTGTGCCGAGGCGGAGGCCGCCGTCGCCCGCGGCGAGGCGCCGCCCCGCGACCACCGCCTCGCCGCGACCGGGTTCATCGGCAGTGTCAACGGGCTGCTGCACGACTGGAACGCGGGGTGGGTCGAGGCCAACCTCGACGAGGTGGTGGACGAACTGGTCCGCCAGCTCCTGGCGATCCTCCGTCCGCCGGAGACGCCGAGGCCGGCCGGCTGA
- a CDS encoding nuclear transport factor 2 family protein, whose protein sequence is MHADTARSAIDTFISAFNASDDAYVTSLLSQALTSDVVFWGPLGRSEGIEAVERFVLDIRRHPAGSGTMVRCSGVDMPDEWARYRWVFTTPDDGPRLAGTDVVHLRRGLIDQMIIFAGDIAPAG, encoded by the coding sequence ATGCATGCAGACACCGCCCGGTCGGCCATCGACACGTTCATCTCGGCGTTCAACGCCTCCGACGACGCCTACGTGACCTCGCTGCTGTCCCAGGCGCTCACCTCGGACGTGGTCTTCTGGGGTCCGCTGGGCCGCAGCGAGGGCATCGAGGCGGTGGAGCGGTTCGTGCTGGACATCCGGCGGCACCCGGCCGGGTCCGGCACGATGGTCCGCTGCTCGGGGGTGGACATGCCCGACGAGTGGGCCCGGTACCGGTGGGTGTTCACGACCCCCGACGACGGGCCCCGGCTGGCCGGGACGGACGTCGTCCACCTCAGGCGGGGACTGATCGACCAGATGATCATCTTCGCGGGCGACATCGCCCCGGCCGGTTGA
- a CDS encoding SDR family oxidoreductase produces the protein MSAHVILITGASSGFGALTARALADAGHTVYAGMRHTTGRNASAVAEARAYAEEHQVDLRTVELDVSRQESVDAAVASVTAEAGRVDVVVHNAGHMVLGPAESFTPEQLAEIYDTNVLSTQRVNRAVLPLMRKRRDGLLVWVGSTSTYGGTPPYLAPYFGAKAAMDHLAKSYAVELSRFGIDTSIVVPGSFTSGTNHFAHAMHPEDTATAEAYDELYEGLMDDVGKRLAALSPPDADAGEVARTIVAVVDAPKGERPFRVTVDPADDGSERVSEVADRIRSEFYDRIGLTDLLTTGTPADG, from the coding sequence ATGTCCGCTCACGTCATCCTGATCACCGGCGCCTCCAGCGGCTTCGGGGCGCTGACCGCCCGTGCCCTCGCGGACGCCGGGCACACCGTCTACGCCGGGATGCGGCACACCACCGGGCGCAACGCGTCTGCGGTCGCCGAGGCCCGCGCGTACGCGGAGGAGCACCAGGTCGACCTGCGCACCGTCGAACTCGACGTCTCCCGCCAGGAGTCGGTGGACGCGGCCGTCGCCTCGGTCACCGCAGAGGCGGGACGCGTCGACGTGGTCGTCCACAACGCCGGCCACATGGTGCTCGGCCCCGCCGAGTCCTTCACCCCCGAGCAGCTCGCCGAGATCTACGACACCAATGTGCTGTCCACGCAGCGGGTCAACCGGGCGGTGCTGCCTCTCATGCGCAAGCGCCGGGACGGCCTGCTCGTGTGGGTGGGCTCCACCAGCACCTACGGCGGCACGCCGCCGTACCTCGCCCCGTACTTCGGCGCCAAGGCGGCGATGGACCACCTGGCGAAGAGCTACGCCGTGGAGCTGTCCCGGTTCGGCATCGACACCTCGATCGTCGTGCCCGGTTCGTTCACCTCCGGCACCAACCACTTCGCGCACGCGATGCATCCCGAGGACACGGCGACGGCCGAGGCGTACGACGAGCTGTACGAAGGGCTGATGGACGACGTCGGCAAGCGGCTGGCCGCGCTGTCGCCGCCGGACGCGGACGCGGGCGAGGTCGCCCGCACGATCGTGGCGGTGGTCGACGCGCCCAAGGGCGAGCGACCTTTCCGGGTGACCGTCGACCCCGCCGACGACGGTTCGGAGAGGGTCAGCGAGGTGGCCGACCGGATCCGCTCCGAGTTCTACGACCGCATCGGTCTCACCGACCTCCTCACCACCGGGACACCGGCCGACGGCTGA
- a CDS encoding alcohol dehydrogenase catalytic domain-containing protein gives MMRAAVAVGADAPLALQDLEVPEPGPGEVLVKVTACGVCFTDLNLLRGHYPFARFPVVPGHEITGVVTAVGPGVTFPEVGTAVGGQFLYDSCGHCDYCVRGDQILCPRKVITGIVADGGYAPYVLLKAGFVTPLPHGLDPVAAAPLMCAGLTAFNGLRQGGIRAGSRVAVVGAGGVGALAVRYAVAMGARVAVVGRSRRGEDAAKALGAELFVAAQESDPAPALKAWEGGADLVLNASPSTEAATATLGGLAPDGTLMLCGYGPEPLVLPTQPMILNRLRVGASPSGSPHDLRDTLAFSAAHDILPDVTPIGLDEAPAVLDAMNAGTSHGRSVIVF, from the coding sequence ATGATGCGTGCCGCCGTCGCCGTCGGGGCCGACGCCCCCCTCGCCCTGCAGGACCTGGAGGTTCCCGAACCGGGTCCGGGCGAAGTGCTCGTCAAGGTCACCGCATGCGGGGTCTGCTTCACCGACCTCAACCTGCTGCGCGGCCACTATCCGTTCGCCCGTTTCCCGGTCGTGCCGGGCCACGAGATCACCGGCGTGGTCACGGCCGTGGGACCCGGTGTCACCTTCCCCGAGGTCGGCACCGCCGTGGGCGGCCAGTTCCTGTACGACTCCTGCGGTCACTGCGACTACTGCGTGCGCGGCGACCAGATCCTCTGCCCGCGCAAGGTGATCACCGGCATCGTCGCGGACGGCGGTTACGCCCCGTACGTGCTGCTCAAGGCGGGCTTCGTCACGCCGCTGCCGCACGGGCTGGACCCGGTGGCCGCCGCGCCGCTGATGTGCGCCGGACTGACCGCCTTCAACGGGCTGCGCCAGGGCGGGATACGGGCCGGTTCCCGGGTCGCCGTGGTGGGCGCCGGGGGCGTGGGCGCCCTGGCGGTGCGGTACGCCGTCGCCATGGGGGCGCGGGTCGCCGTCGTCGGCCGGTCCCGGCGCGGCGAGGACGCGGCGAAGGCGCTCGGCGCGGAACTGTTCGTCGCGGCCCAGGAGTCGGACCCGGCGCCGGCGCTCAAGGCATGGGAGGGCGGCGCGGACCTGGTGCTGAACGCGTCCCCGTCCACCGAGGCGGCCACCGCCACGCTCGGCGGGCTCGCCCCGGACGGCACCCTGATGCTGTGCGGCTACGGCCCGGAGCCGCTGGTGCTGCCGACCCAGCCGATGATCCTCAACCGGCTGCGGGTGGGGGCGTCCCCGTCCGGCTCGCCGCACGACCTGCGCGACACCCTGGCCTTCTCGGCCGCGCACGACATCCTTCCCGACGTCACGCCGATCGGCCTGGACGAGGCCCCGGCCGTGCTGGACGCGATGAACGCGGGCACCTCGCACGGCCGCAGCGTCATCGTCTTCTGA
- a CDS encoding LysR family transcriptional regulator, with product MDGGQTDLDLRRLRSFVAVAERLHFGQAAAALHVTQPALSRQIQQLEHDLGVVLFHRSSREVALTPAGEQFLHDSRELLAAARAARNRARRIAAGEGVLKIGFMLSSDITAPLHAFSARRPEARIELVRLRWWSQATDLSDGTADVGFVRLPVDSDRLSVLPLYRERLCAVLPVRHPMAGEAAVGLRDLADEPLLRYAGAAPAWSAVWNADPRPDGTRWRRGPDVHDMEEILAYVRAGSGVVFVPESVAAVFPRPDIAYLPVTDAPPGEVALAWDGDRPSPLVETFVDATRTTLTEPDATRA from the coding sequence ATGGACGGCGGACAAACGGATCTGGACCTGCGCCGGCTGCGGTCCTTCGTCGCCGTCGCCGAACGGCTGCACTTCGGTCAGGCCGCGGCGGCCCTGCACGTCACCCAGCCCGCGCTCTCCCGGCAGATCCAGCAGCTGGAGCACGACCTCGGCGTGGTCCTCTTCCACCGCAGCAGCCGGGAGGTCGCCCTCACGCCCGCCGGCGAGCAGTTCCTCCACGACTCCCGGGAGCTCCTGGCCGCCGCCCGCGCCGCGCGGAACCGCGCCCGGCGGATCGCCGCGGGGGAGGGCGTGCTGAAGATCGGCTTCATGCTGAGTTCCGACATCACCGCGCCGCTGCACGCATTCTCCGCGCGCCGGCCGGAGGCGCGCATCGAACTGGTCCGGCTGCGCTGGTGGAGCCAGGCGACCGACCTGTCCGACGGCACCGCCGACGTCGGCTTCGTCCGCCTGCCCGTCGACTCCGACCGGCTGAGCGTGCTGCCGCTGTACCGGGAGCGGCTGTGCGCGGTGCTGCCCGTCCGCCATCCGATGGCCGGCGAGGCCGCGGTCGGGCTGCGCGACCTCGCCGACGAGCCGCTGCTGCGGTACGCGGGCGCCGCCCCCGCGTGGTCGGCCGTCTGGAACGCCGACCCCCGGCCCGACGGCACCCGGTGGCGGCGCGGGCCGGACGTGCACGACATGGAGGAGATCCTGGCGTACGTCCGCGCCGGGAGCGGTGTGGTGTTCGTGCCGGAGTCGGTCGCGGCGGTCTTCCCGCGCCCCGACATCGCCTACCTGCCCGTCACCGACGCACCGCCCGGGGAGGTGGCGCTCGCGTGGGACGGCGACCGCCCCTCGCCGCTCGTCGAGACCTTCGTGGACGCGACGAGGACGACGCTCACCGAGCCGGACGCGACGCGGGCCTGA
- a CDS encoding nuclear transport factor 2 family protein produces the protein MTTAAHPAFGTDTLRRGIEADTPAMLTSLYADDAELRVVDHVSGPSHPKVLHGKDEIAAMLDDVYSRDMAHALEACVVQGDHAAYCESCRYPDGVRVLSESMLTLRDGQITGQVMIQAWDE, from the coding sequence ATGACGACCGCCGCACACCCTGCCTTCGGCACCGACACCCTGCGCCGGGGCATCGAGGCGGACACGCCGGCGATGCTGACGTCGCTCTACGCGGACGACGCGGAGCTGCGCGTCGTGGACCACGTGAGCGGGCCGAGCCACCCGAAGGTGCTCCACGGCAAGGACGAGATCGCCGCCATGCTGGACGACGTCTACAGCCGCGACATGGCGCACGCGCTGGAGGCGTGCGTCGTGCAGGGCGACCACGCCGCCTACTGCGAGAGCTGCCGCTACCCCGACGGGGTGCGGGTGCTCTCGGAGTCCATGCTGACGCTGCGCGACGGGCAGATCACGGGGCAGGTGATGATCCAGGCGTGGGACGAGTGA
- a CDS encoding ABC transporter ATP-binding protein, with the protein MSIAGEQTGRPAWRLLLGYVRPHRWALLGGAALSLVTGATGLVLPLVARELIDDLANDRTVTGALLLMSALVIANAVLGAVGSYVLRRTAESVVLGARRTLSSYLLRLRIAAVDRAEPGDLMARVTSDTTLLREVTTDSLIGLGTGGLTLVATVVLMGFVDPVLLAVTLGVIALAGTMLGVIVPRIRRASRQAQDAVGVMGASLERVLGALRTVKASGAEPREEHTLHEAARESWRMSVRAAKWSAAAGNTAGLAMQLAFITVLAVGGARVATGAIDIGTLVAFLLFVFYLMAPISQVVGAVTQYQAGSAALARIQEALRLPAEPDARPAELPTPGAAPAAVAFEDVRFRYADDLPYVHHGVTFTVPAQGLTAFVGPSGAGKTTVFSLIERFYDPESGVISVDGRNLADWDLPELRAAIGYVEQDAPVLSGSLRDNLLLGNPGADDAALTRVLKTTRLDGLVSRLPDGLDTLVGHRGTKLSGGERQRVAIARALLRRPRLLLLDEATSQLDAVNEAALRDTVADVARTTTVLVVAHRLSTVTAADRIVVMDAGRVRATGTHRELVASDPLYAELAATQFLATAG; encoded by the coding sequence GTGAGCATCGCAGGGGAACAGACCGGCCGGCCGGCCTGGCGACTGCTTCTCGGGTACGTACGGCCGCACCGGTGGGCGTTGCTGGGCGGTGCGGCGCTGTCCCTGGTGACCGGTGCGACGGGGCTGGTGCTGCCGCTGGTGGCCCGGGAGCTGATCGACGACCTCGCCAACGACCGGACCGTGACCGGTGCGCTGCTGCTGATGTCGGCCCTGGTGATCGCCAACGCGGTGCTGGGCGCGGTGGGTTCCTACGTGCTGCGGCGCACGGCGGAGTCGGTGGTGCTCGGGGCGCGGCGCACGCTGTCCTCGTATCTGCTGCGGCTGCGCATCGCCGCCGTGGACCGCGCCGAGCCGGGCGACCTGATGGCCCGCGTCACCTCCGACACCACGCTGCTGCGCGAGGTGACCACCGATTCGCTGATCGGTCTGGGCACCGGGGGCCTCACGCTGGTCGCCACCGTGGTGCTGATGGGCTTCGTGGACCCGGTGCTGCTGGCGGTCACCCTCGGCGTGATCGCGCTGGCGGGGACGATGCTCGGGGTGATCGTGCCCCGGATCCGGCGGGCGTCCCGGCAGGCGCAGGACGCGGTGGGCGTGATGGGGGCCTCGCTGGAGCGGGTGCTGGGCGCGCTGCGCACCGTGAAGGCGTCGGGTGCCGAGCCGCGGGAGGAGCACACGCTGCACGAGGCCGCGCGGGAGTCGTGGCGGATGAGCGTGCGGGCCGCCAAGTGGTCGGCGGCGGCGGGCAACACGGCGGGGCTCGCGATGCAGCTGGCGTTCATCACGGTGCTGGCGGTGGGCGGCGCGCGGGTGGCGACGGGAGCCATCGACATCGGGACGCTGGTGGCGTTCCTGCTGTTCGTGTTCTATCTGATGGCGCCGATCTCGCAGGTCGTCGGCGCGGTCACGCAGTACCAGGCGGGCAGCGCAGCGCTCGCCCGGATCCAGGAGGCGCTCCGGCTGCCCGCCGAACCGGACGCCCGCCCGGCCGAGTTGCCGACGCCCGGTGCCGCCCCGGCGGCCGTCGCCTTCGAGGACGTGCGGTTCCGCTACGCCGACGACCTGCCGTACGTCCACCACGGGGTGACGTTCACCGTGCCCGCGCAGGGGCTCACCGCGTTCGTCGGCCCGTCCGGCGCGGGCAAGACCACGGTGTTCTCCCTCATCGAGCGGTTCTACGACCCCGAGTCCGGCGTGATCTCCGTCGACGGGCGGAACCTGGCCGACTGGGACCTGCCGGAGCTGCGGGCCGCGATCGGGTACGTGGAGCAGGACGCGCCGGTGCTGTCGGGTTCCCTGCGGGACAACCTGCTGCTGGGCAACCCCGGGGCGGACGACGCCGCGCTGACTCGGGTGCTGAAGACCACCCGGCTCGACGGCCTGGTCTCCCGGCTGCCGGACGGCCTCGACACCCTCGTCGGACATCGCGGCACCAAGCTGTCGGGCGGTGAGCGGCAGCGGGTCGCCATCGCCCGCGCCCTGCTGCGCCGGCCCCGTCTGCTGCTGCTCGACGAGGCGACCTCGCAGCTGGACGCGGTGAACGAGGCGGCGCTGCGGGACACCGTCGCCGACGTGGCCCGCACGACCACGGTGCTGGTGGTCGCGCACCGCCTGTCCACGGTGACGGCGGCCGACCGCATCGTGGTGATGGACGCGGGCCGGGTCCGGGCCACGGGCACCCACCGGGAACTGGTCGCCTCGGACCCCCTGTACGCGGAGCTGGCCGCGACGCAGTTCCTGGCGACGGCGGGCTGA
- a CDS encoding S-(hydroxymethyl)mycothiol dehydrogenase, protein MAQEVRGVIAPGKDEPVRIETIVVPDPGPGEAVVRVQACGVCHTDLHYKQGGINDDFPFLLGHEAAGVVESVGDDVTDVAPGDFVILNWRAVCGTCRACLRGRPWYCFDTHNAKQKMTLTDGTELSPALGIGAFAEKTLVAAGQCTKVDPAVAPEVAGLLGCGVMAGIGAAINTGNVGRGDSVAVIGCGGVGDAAIAGSRLAGAAKIIAVDIDDRKLDTARSMGATHTVNSRQTDPVEAIRELTGGFGADVVIEAVGRPETYQQAFYARDLAGTVVLVGVPTPEMKIELPLLDVFGRGGSLKSSWYGDCLPSRDFPMLIDLHLQGRLDLGAFVTETIALDEVEKAFERMHRGDVLRSVVVL, encoded by the coding sequence ATGGCCCAGGAAGTACGCGGCGTGATCGCACCCGGCAAGGACGAGCCGGTACGGATCGAGACGATCGTCGTACCCGACCCGGGACCCGGCGAGGCGGTCGTGCGCGTCCAGGCCTGCGGGGTGTGCCACACGGACCTGCATTACAAACAGGGCGGCATCAACGACGACTTCCCCTTCCTCCTCGGCCACGAGGCCGCAGGCGTCGTCGAGTCGGTCGGTGACGACGTCACCGACGTGGCGCCCGGGGACTTCGTGATCCTCAACTGGCGCGCGGTGTGCGGCACCTGCCGCGCCTGTCTGCGCGGACGCCCCTGGTACTGCTTCGACACGCACAACGCCAAACAGAAGATGACCCTGACCGACGGCACCGAGCTGTCGCCGGCGCTGGGCATCGGCGCCTTCGCCGAGAAGACGCTGGTCGCCGCCGGACAGTGCACCAAGGTCGACCCCGCCGTCGCGCCGGAGGTGGCCGGGCTGCTCGGCTGCGGCGTGATGGCCGGCATCGGCGCCGCGATCAACACCGGCAACGTGGGCCGCGGCGACTCGGTCGCCGTCATCGGCTGCGGCGGCGTCGGGGACGCGGCGATCGCCGGCTCCCGGCTGGCCGGCGCGGCGAAGATCATCGCCGTCGACATCGACGACCGCAAGCTGGACACCGCGCGCTCCATGGGCGCCACCCACACCGTCAACTCCCGTCAGACGGACCCGGTGGAGGCGATCCGGGAACTCACCGGCGGGTTCGGCGCCGACGTCGTCATCGAGGCCGTCGGCCGCCCCGAGACCTACCAGCAGGCCTTCTACGCCCGCGACCTGGCCGGCACGGTCGTCCTGGTCGGCGTGCCCACCCCCGAGATGAAGATCGAACTGCCGCTGCTCGACGTCTTCGGCCGCGGCGGCTCCCTCAAGTCCTCCTGGTACGGCGACTGTCTGCCCTCCCGGGACTTCCCGATGCTGATCGACCTCCACCTCCAGGGCCGCCTGGACCTCGGCGCGTTCGTCACCGAGACCATCGCCCTGGACGAGGTGGAGAAGGCGTTCGAGCGGATGCACCGCGGCGACGTGCTGCGTTCGGTGGTGGTGCTGTGA